One part of the Tunicatimonas pelagia genome encodes these proteins:
- a CDS encoding L-threonylcarbamoyladenylate synthase, whose translation MAVSGTDVQYAKELLCSNELVVIPTETVYGLAGNALNPEAVATIYEVKNRPSFNPLIIHTDRLEKVTNYVSSVPRVAQQLANAFWPGPLTILLPKTDALPDIVTAGSDRVAVRIPQHPLTLSLLKELDFPLAAPSANPFGYISPTTVTHVEAQLGDKINYILDGGSCSVGIESTIVGVKNDGIEVYRWGGISLENIKAVVPNVQTYVSQTEEAPSAPGMLKSHYAPSKKVIIGNLTELLGQYPPSEVGIISFQNIFPQVPENQQCVLSASGNLNEAARELFSSLRQLDSLAIKVILAELVPNYGLGRAINDRLARASA comes from the coding sequence ATGGCAGTTAGTGGAACTGATGTGCAGTACGCTAAAGAGCTACTTTGCTCAAATGAGCTAGTAGTTATTCCTACTGAAACGGTATACGGTTTAGCAGGCAATGCATTAAACCCCGAAGCCGTAGCCACTATTTATGAGGTGAAAAATCGCCCATCTTTCAATCCGCTCATCATCCATACTGATCGTTTGGAGAAGGTAACCAACTACGTATCCTCCGTACCACGGGTAGCGCAGCAACTAGCTAATGCCTTCTGGCCGGGCCCACTCACCATACTGTTACCCAAAACGGACGCGCTACCCGATATTGTAACCGCCGGATCAGACCGAGTGGCGGTACGAATTCCTCAGCATCCTCTTACGCTTTCTTTACTTAAAGAACTTGATTTTCCATTGGCTGCCCCCAGTGCTAATCCATTTGGCTACATTAGCCCCACTACAGTTACTCACGTAGAGGCTCAACTAGGTGATAAGATAAACTACATTTTAGACGGGGGGTCATGTTCAGTAGGTATTGAATCTACCATTGTAGGGGTAAAAAATGATGGGATAGAAGTATACCGCTGGGGGGGTATTTCTTTGGAAAATATAAAAGCCGTGGTACCCAATGTACAAACCTACGTTAGTCAAACAGAAGAAGCCCCTTCTGCCCCAGGGATGCTAAAAAGTCACTACGCTCCATCAAAGAAGGTTATTATCGGAAACTTAACCGAATTGCTGGGGCAGTATCCTCCATCAGAAGTAGGAATCATTTCCTTTCAAAATATCTTCCCGCAAGTTCCAGAAAATCAGCAGTGTGTGTTATCTGCTTCGGGCAATTTAAATGAAGCAGCTCGGGAGCTTTTTTCCTCGTTACGTCAACTAGACAGTCTCGCTATCAAAGTAATTTTAGCTGAACTTGTTCCTAACTACGGATTAGGGCGGGCTATCAATGATCGTTTAGCCCGGGCTTCAGCCTAG
- the nqrF gene encoding NADH:ubiquinone reductase (Na(+)-transporting) subunit F — MTQVVITAVVAFTIIILLLVALLLFAQSKLVQQGDVRIIVNGDEENPIVASAGSTLLSTLSSEKIFLPSACGGGGTCAMCKCAIDEGGGDVLPTEVGHLSRTEQKENVRLSCQVKVKGDMRIRIPEEIFGIKKWECEVVSNYNVSTFIKEFVVKLPEGETLDFESGGYIQVDVPPVVAEFKNMDIAPHPDLGHKPDIFQEDWDKFGMWDLTMKNDEEIFRAYSMANHPAEGNIIMLNIRIATPPWDRAAGKWMEVNPGICSSYVFTRKEGDKVTISGPYGEFFINPTEREMIYIGGGAGMAPLRSHIFHLFHTEKTDRKVSYWYGGRSKRELFYVDQFRDIEKDFPNFKFHVGLSEPLEEDNWKVKESLNDEGDGYVGFIHQVLLDNYLNDHPDPDEVEYYLCGPPLMNAAVLKMLEDMGVPPENIRFDDFGG; from the coding sequence ATGACGCAAGTTGTCATCACAGCAGTTGTAGCTTTTACAATTATCATCTTACTGCTAGTAGCACTGCTACTGTTTGCTCAATCTAAGCTAGTGCAGCAGGGCGATGTAAGGATTATTGTTAATGGCGATGAGGAGAATCCGATTGTAGCTTCTGCCGGAAGCACATTACTTTCTACCTTATCTAGCGAGAAAATCTTTTTACCCTCTGCTTGCGGAGGGGGAGGTACTTGTGCTATGTGTAAGTGCGCTATTGATGAAGGGGGCGGAGACGTACTTCCTACTGAAGTAGGCCACCTGAGTCGCACAGAGCAGAAGGAGAATGTGCGCCTATCGTGCCAAGTGAAGGTGAAGGGCGATATGCGAATCCGTATTCCAGAAGAGATATTTGGTATTAAGAAGTGGGAGTGTGAAGTAGTTTCTAACTACAATGTCTCTACGTTTATCAAAGAATTTGTCGTTAAGCTTCCGGAAGGAGAGACATTAGACTTTGAGTCGGGAGGATATATTCAGGTAGACGTACCACCGGTAGTAGCGGAATTTAAGAACATGGATATAGCCCCTCATCCAGACTTAGGTCATAAGCCAGATATTTTTCAGGAAGACTGGGATAAGTTTGGTATGTGGGATCTAACCATGAAAAACGACGAAGAAATCTTTCGGGCGTATTCTATGGCGAACCACCCAGCCGAGGGAAATATTATTATGTTGAACATCCGGATTGCAACTCCGCCGTGGGATAGGGCCGCTGGTAAGTGGATGGAAGTGAACCCCGGAATATGTTCATCATACGTATTTACCCGTAAAGAAGGCGATAAAGTAACGATTTCAGGTCCATACGGAGAGTTTTTCATTAACCCTACGGAACGAGAAATGATCTACATTGGTGGTGGTGCTGGCATGGCTCCGCTACGGTCGCACATTTTCCACTTATTTCATACTGAGAAGACCGACCGTAAAGTATCATATTGGTACGGAGGACGTTCCAAACGAGAGCTATTCTACGTAGATCAATTCCGGGATATTGAAAAAGATTTTCCGAACTTCAAATTTCACGTTGGTTTATCAGAACCGCTAGAAGAAGATAATTGGAAGGTGAAAGAAAGTTTGAATGACGAAGGCGACGGTTACGTTGGGTTTATCCACCAAGTGCTGCTTGATAACTACTTGAATGATCACCCTGATCCTGACGAAGTAGAGTACTACCTTTGTGGGCCTCCGTTGATGAACGCTGCAGTACTCAAGATGCTAGAAGACATGGGGGTGCCGCCCGAAAATATTCGGTTTGACGATTTCGGTGGCTAG
- a CDS encoding formimidoylglutamase, protein MSLSLFFRPVDPTVSEWVSQQNTVFKSVEVFTQEFPNYAEADIALIGLSEHRGGEFDEGMEQAADAVRKAFYRLKKGSGAYKVVDLGNMVNGHSLEETYGRVREVCETLINYQTFPVLIGGSHDLDYGQYQAYETLEKLISVLAVDAFIDIERTQATEQPLRPNQHHLHQILMHDPNYLLHYSHLGYQSYLVDDDVPSLLNKFYFDSYRLGLVNQSIATMEPVLRGADMLSFDISAIRSADAPGHARTQPFGMTGQEACQLCWYAGHSERLTSAGFYEYNPDYDDERQTTAAVLAVMIWYLIEGYYHRTYEENFESNDFVKYLVPLSSAPEQITFYKAKKSEKWWMEVPTPPNNRLRERKSIVPCDKADYEMATKGEIPDRWIQTQARYS, encoded by the coding sequence ATGAGTTTAAGTCTATTTTTTCGCCCGGTTGACCCCACCGTTTCCGAATGGGTTTCTCAGCAAAATACCGTATTTAAATCCGTTGAGGTATTCACTCAGGAATTTCCGAATTACGCTGAAGCTGATATTGCCCTCATTGGTTTGAGTGAACACCGAGGGGGTGAGTTTGATGAAGGAATGGAGCAAGCTGCCGATGCCGTACGGAAAGCGTTTTACCGACTGAAGAAAGGGAGCGGAGCTTATAAAGTAGTAGACTTAGGCAATATGGTGAATGGCCACAGTCTGGAGGAAACCTATGGAAGAGTGCGTGAGGTGTGCGAAACCCTTATCAATTATCAAACCTTTCCAGTGCTTATTGGTGGTTCTCACGATTTAGATTATGGCCAGTATCAAGCCTACGAAACGCTAGAAAAGCTAATTAGTGTACTCGCAGTTGATGCTTTTATAGATATTGAGCGTACGCAAGCAACTGAGCAACCTCTACGACCCAACCAGCATCATTTACACCAAATCCTGATGCATGATCCTAACTACCTGCTACACTATAGCCACTTGGGTTATCAGAGCTACTTAGTAGACGATGACGTACCATCTTTACTCAACAAGTTTTACTTCGATAGCTACCGCTTAGGGTTGGTGAACCAGAGTATTGCTACGATGGAGCCAGTGCTGCGGGGAGCTGATATGCTGAGTTTTGATATTTCTGCCATAAGATCGGCTGATGCCCCCGGGCACGCCCGAACCCAACCATTTGGTATGACGGGGCAGGAAGCTTGTCAACTTTGTTGGTACGCAGGACATAGCGAGCGATTAACTTCAGCGGGATTCTACGAGTATAACCCTGACTATGATGATGAGCGACAGACCACTGCCGCTGTACTAGCCGTAATGATTTGGTATTTGATAGAAGGCTACTACCACCGTACCTACGAGGAAAATTTTGAAAGCAATGATTTTGTTAAATACTTAGTACCACTATCTAGTGCTCCTGAACAGATCACTTTTTATAAGGCTAAGAAAAGCGAAAAGTGGTGGATGGAAGTACCTACCCCGCCTAATAATCGCTTACGTGAGCGCAAAAGTATTGTACCCTGCGATAAGGCAGACTACGAAATGGCTACCAAAGGAGAAATACCGGATCGGTGGATTCAAACTCAAGCCAGATATTCTTAA
- a CDS encoding 3-keto-disaccharide hydrolase, with product MKIFIYLFFCSALLITGLDSCAQSDDFTSLFNGKNLDGWKIYGTEKWYVEDGLLVCESGSDEAYGYLATDKSYKNFVLTLEFQQEANGNSGVFFRSSIEGTKITGWQVEVAPPGNDTGGIYESYGRGWLEQIPEEKEDILNMGEWNQMRIEVNDDQVRTYLNDELMVDLQDEKIGQANGAIALQIHDGGGIKVRWRNLMVKEL from the coding sequence ATGAAAATTTTCATTTACTTATTTTTTTGCAGTGCCTTACTAATTACTGGTTTAGATAGTTGTGCTCAGAGCGATGATTTTACCTCTCTTTTTAACGGAAAAAACCTAGATGGCTGGAAGATTTACGGAACCGAAAAATGGTACGTAGAAGATGGTTTACTGGTGTGCGAAAGTGGTTCCGATGAAGCCTACGGCTACTTAGCAACTGATAAATCCTACAAGAACTTTGTGCTTACACTAGAATTCCAGCAGGAAGCCAACGGAAACAGTGGTGTGTTCTTCCGCTCGTCTATTGAGGGTACTAAAATTACAGGCTGGCAGGTAGAAGTAGCCCCTCCCGGCAATGATACCGGTGGCATCTATGAATCATACGGACGAGGCTGGCTGGAGCAAATTCCCGAAGAGAAAGAAGATATTCTAAATATGGGAGAGTGGAACCAAATGCGAATTGAAGTAAATGATGATCAGGTGCGGACGTATCTTAACGACGAATTGATGGTGGATCTGCAAGACGAGAAAATTGGTCAGGCCAACGGTGCTATTGCGCTACAAATTCACGATGGTGGCGGTATTAAAGTCCGCTGGCGCAACCTGATGGTGAAGGAGCTGTGA
- a CDS encoding amidohydrolase — protein sequence MVLPGFAQSKLSKAEKAVLASLDTKYEQYAEIAHQIWNYAELGYQEEQSSQLLQKTLTDAGFSVEAGVAGIPTAFVASYGSGEPVVGLLAEFDALPGMSQAAIPKRAVIEEGKSGHACGHHLFGTGSVAAAIAVKGWLEETKTPGTIRLYGTPAEEGGAGKVYMVREGLFDDVDAVLHWHPGSQNSASARSSLANKSAKFRFYGNSAHSAAAPDKGRSALDGIEAMNMMVNMMREHVSAESRIHYVITKGGDAPNIVPGFAESFYYVRHPEMQEVRDMFERVVKAAEGAALGTGTRMEYEVIHGIYNVLPNETLSEIMYQNIQTVGGVSYDEEEKTFAEQIQKTYDSDATLASANQVQPYAVSNRGTGGSTDVGDVSWMAPTAGMSSATWVPGTYAHSWQAVAAGGTSIGHKGMMVAAKTLTLTAIDIFQKPEVTETAREELMQKRGDDFAYNSLLGDREPPLDYRK from the coding sequence ATGGTTCTCCCGGGCTTTGCCCAATCTAAGCTATCCAAAGCAGAAAAAGCGGTGCTAGCTAGCCTGGATACAAAATACGAGCAGTACGCCGAAATCGCCCATCAAATCTGGAACTACGCCGAATTAGGCTACCAGGAAGAGCAAAGTTCGCAACTACTACAAAAAACATTGACTGATGCTGGATTTTCAGTAGAAGCTGGCGTAGCCGGAATCCCCACGGCCTTTGTTGCTTCCTATGGTTCAGGAGAGCCTGTCGTTGGCCTGTTAGCTGAGTTTGATGCCTTGCCAGGCATGTCCCAAGCTGCTATACCCAAACGGGCAGTTATAGAAGAAGGAAAAAGTGGGCACGCCTGCGGTCATCATTTATTTGGCACTGGCTCGGTAGCTGCGGCTATTGCGGTGAAAGGTTGGTTAGAAGAAACCAAAACGCCAGGAACCATTCGCCTATACGGTACTCCCGCCGAAGAAGGTGGGGCGGGGAAAGTGTATATGGTTCGGGAGGGTTTGTTTGACGACGTAGACGCAGTACTGCACTGGCATCCGGGTAGTCAGAATAGCGCGAGTGCCCGATCCTCGCTAGCCAATAAATCAGCAAAATTCCGTTTTTACGGTAACTCGGCTCACTCGGCAGCGGCTCCTGACAAAGGTCGTTCGGCATTGGATGGTATTGAAGCCATGAACATGATGGTGAATATGATGCGTGAGCATGTGTCTGCCGAAAGTCGCATTCACTACGTAATTACTAAAGGCGGAGATGCCCCCAACATCGTTCCAGGCTTTGCTGAGTCTTTTTACTACGTGCGCCACCCCGAAATGCAGGAAGTACGCGATATGTTTGAGCGAGTAGTGAAAGCTGCCGAAGGAGCTGCTTTGGGAACCGGAACCCGGATGGAATACGAAGTGATTCACGGAATTTACAATGTGCTGCCCAACGAAACGCTGTCAGAGATCATGTACCAGAATATACAGACCGTGGGTGGAGTAAGTTACGATGAAGAAGAAAAGACCTTTGCTGAGCAGATTCAAAAAACCTATGATTCTGATGCAACTCTAGCATCAGCTAATCAAGTTCAGCCCTACGCGGTTAGTAATCGGGGCACAGGTGGTTCTACCGATGTGGGTGATGTAAGCTGGATGGCTCCTACCGCCGGAATGTCATCTGCCACTTGGGTGCCAGGCACCTATGCTCACAGTTGGCAAGCCGTAGCTGCCGGCGGAACCAGCATCGGCCACAAGGGCATGATGGTAGCTGCTAAAACTTTGACACTGACCGCAATTGATATTTTCCAGAAGCCAGAAGTAACCGAAACCGCTCGGGAAGAACTAATGCAGAAGCGTGGAGATGATTTTGCTTACAATTCTTTACTAGGTGATCGAGAGCCACCATTAGATTACCGAAAATAG
- a CDS encoding Dabb family protein, whose protein sequence is MQKLICLFFFLTFCTMTTFAQSDNNDVRHVVVFKYKADASEADIQKVTDSFRDLQNKIPGIVSFEHGINNSPEGKNMGFTHVYLLTFEDAAARDTYLPHPEHKKFGSLLGELDVLEDVFVVDYTVGE, encoded by the coding sequence ATGCAAAAACTTATTTGCCTATTCTTTTTCTTAACATTCTGCACCATGACAACCTTTGCCCAATCCGACAATAATGATGTTCGTCACGTAGTGGTATTTAAGTACAAAGCGGATGCATCAGAGGCGGATATTCAGAAAGTGACCGATAGCTTCCGCGATTTACAAAACAAGATTCCCGGCATAGTCTCCTTCGAGCACGGCATCAACAACAGCCCCGAAGGAAAAAATATGGGCTTCACCCACGTTTACCTACTCACTTTTGAAGATGCCGCCGCTCGCGACACCTACCTCCCTCACCCCGAACACAAAAAATTCGGCAGTCTGCTCGGCGAATTAGATGTGCTAGAAGATGTATTTGTAGTGGATTATACGGTGGGGGAATAA
- a CDS encoding type II toxin-antitoxin system VapC family toxin, which translates to MHYLLDTHIFLWSLRDPEKLSSKALAVLESTENIVYVSAAVSWEIFVKRAKGTLAFTGDVSDILDQQSFEPLPISHQHTTALEKLPTIRHDPFDRIMIAQAIIEDLTFITRDRMILKYEDVKLLKG; encoded by the coding sequence ATGCATTATTTGCTAGATACTCACATTTTTCTCTGGAGCTTACGTGATCCAGAAAAACTCTCATCTAAGGCATTAGCAGTTCTAGAAAGCACTGAAAATATTGTATACGTAAGTGCGGCAGTGAGTTGGGAAATTTTCGTGAAGCGGGCAAAAGGAACACTTGCTTTTACTGGAGACGTTTCCGATATTCTGGATCAGCAATCTTTTGAGCCTCTACCAATTAGTCATCAGCATACCACTGCTCTGGAAAAACTTCCGACTATTCGTCACGATCCGTTCGACCGAATTATGATCGCTCAGGCGATTATCGAGGATTTAACGTTTATCACCAGAGATAGAATGATATTGAAGTATGAGGATGTCAAACTTTTGAAGGGCTAG
- a CDS encoding fluoroquinolone export ABC transporter permease subunit — MKSLTHLLRWDIVLLHRNQLIVVSLVLAGLYLGLFYLLKDLGGLEKLLVLLIYNDPVVTGLMFIGALVLFEKDQHTLEALAVSPLSTDTYLWSKAISLTAVALVTSFLMAWAGYGWQFQYVHFAMGVIGASLFYIFLGGWLVAQTNSFNQFIVRMIPLLILTALPFIPFFGAASSVWFYPIPSYPSILLIQAAFEDVSTAELAYAYGYGTLAVVGSYYLARASFRKHIWS; from the coding sequence ATGAAATCACTCACTCACTTGCTTCGTTGGGATATAGTGTTACTACATCGCAATCAGTTAATCGTAGTTTCACTGGTTCTAGCTGGGTTGTATTTAGGGTTATTCTACCTGCTGAAAGACTTAGGTGGTTTAGAAAAACTACTGGTACTCCTGATTTACAACGATCCGGTAGTAACTGGGCTTATGTTTATTGGTGCGTTAGTGTTGTTTGAAAAGGATCAGCACACACTGGAAGCCTTGGCGGTATCACCTTTATCTACTGACACCTACCTTTGGTCTAAAGCAATCTCACTTACGGCAGTGGCTTTAGTTACTTCCTTCCTGATGGCTTGGGCAGGTTACGGTTGGCAGTTTCAGTACGTTCACTTCGCAATGGGTGTAATTGGAGCTAGTTTGTTCTATATTTTTCTGGGTGGTTGGCTGGTAGCTCAAACTAATTCGTTTAACCAATTTATAGTGCGGATGATTCCACTGCTGATTCTCACCGCTCTACCGTTTATTCCCTTCTTTGGCGCGGCTTCTTCAGTCTGGTTTTACCCCATTCCGTCGTATCCAAGTATTTTGTTGATACAAGCCGCTTTTGAAGATGTATCGACCGCAGAATTAGCCTACGCTTACGGCTACGGTACACTAGCCGTGGTTGGCAGCTACTACCTCGCCCGAGCGTCATTCCGTAAACACATTTGGTCATGA
- a CDS encoding ABC transporter ATP-binding protein, whose protein sequence is MITVNDLRYTYPKNSDPTLKGISFAIDPGEIFGFLGPSGSGKSTTQKILYKLLDGYDGQVQIQGKDLFGWGKDFYQRIGVSFELPNHYLKLTALENLQFFANFYEKKPTDFHELLDKVGLKDDADKPVADFSKGMKMRLNFIRSFLHDPDILFLDEPTSGLDPMNGKIIKDIILDLKSQGKTIFITTHSMYDADALCDRIALIIDGEIKALDRPATLKLQHGQRKVRVEAENNGTAYEYALDTLGQNEGFLSILRENNIRTIHSEEATLEDVFIKLTGQSLV, encoded by the coding sequence ATGATAACAGTAAACGACCTTCGGTATACCTACCCCAAAAACTCAGATCCTACCCTGAAAGGTATCTCCTTTGCGATTGATCCTGGGGAAATATTTGGCTTTCTTGGTCCGAGTGGCAGCGGAAAAAGTACGACTCAAAAAATTCTGTACAAACTGCTGGATGGTTACGACGGCCAAGTGCAGATTCAGGGAAAAGACTTGTTTGGTTGGGGCAAGGATTTTTACCAGCGCATTGGCGTAAGCTTCGAGCTACCCAATCATTACTTGAAATTGACTGCGCTAGAAAACCTGCAATTCTTCGCCAACTTCTACGAGAAGAAACCAACTGATTTTCACGAATTGCTGGATAAGGTAGGGTTGAAAGATGATGCAGACAAACCTGTCGCTGACTTTTCTAAAGGCATGAAGATGCGACTAAATTTTATCCGCTCCTTTCTGCACGACCCGGATATTCTGTTTCTGGACGAACCTACGTCGGGTCTAGATCCCATGAACGGAAAAATTATTAAAGACATCATTCTGGACTTAAAGTCTCAGGGAAAAACGATCTTCATCACTACCCACAGCATGTACGATGCCGACGCTCTCTGCGACCGCATCGCCTTGATTATTGATGGGGAAATTAAAGCTTTGGATCGTCCGGCCACGTTGAAGTTGCAGCACGGACAGCGAAAAGTGCGGGTTGAAGCTGAGAATAACGGTACTGCTTACGAATACGCGTTGGATACGCTCGGCCAAAACGAAGGTTTTCTATCTATTCTGCGGGAGAACAATATCCGAACCATTCACTCAGAAGAAGCGACGCTAGAGGATGTATTTATCAAACTAACCGGACAAAGCTTAGTATGA
- a CDS encoding TetR/AcrR family transcriptional regulator yields MVTLTAKPTFERLNSEKKQQFIEAAFEEFALHSYQEASLNRLVKKLGIAKGSIYQYFDDKQALYLYLKEYVIARKREFMQSATTTTPDNFWDWLEALFHQGLTFDAQYPIMNRFLYRYSQEKLIPTVAKDMARYDQEAVNFFSSIIKQQQEQGKLKKNLDATVMARLIIQISKTLLEMLAPADSDANPLGSVIQASEAEYTQVLRQLINILQSGMKSN; encoded by the coding sequence ATGGTCACATTAACAGCAAAGCCTACATTTGAGCGGCTCAATTCCGAAAAAAAGCAACAGTTTATTGAAGCTGCTTTTGAAGAGTTTGCGCTGCATAGCTATCAGGAAGCCTCCCTCAATCGATTAGTGAAAAAGTTAGGAATCGCCAAAGGAAGTATTTACCAGTACTTTGATGATAAGCAAGCCCTGTACCTTTATTTGAAAGAGTATGTGATCGCCCGAAAACGAGAGTTTATGCAATCGGCCACGACCACTACTCCCGACAATTTTTGGGATTGGCTGGAAGCCTTATTTCATCAAGGGTTAACTTTTGATGCTCAGTACCCAATAATGAACCGCTTCTTGTACCGCTATAGTCAGGAGAAGTTGATTCCCACAGTGGCAAAAGATATGGCTCGCTACGATCAGGAGGCTGTCAACTTTTTCTCATCAATAATTAAGCAGCAGCAAGAGCAGGGCAAGCTGAAAAAGAATCTGGACGCTACTGTGATGGCTCGACTAATCATACAGATTAGTAAGACCTTGTTGGAAATGCTAGCGCCAGCTGATAGTGATGCTAACCCCTTAGGTTCGGTAATACAAGCCAGTGAAGCTGAGTACACTCAAGTACTTCGGCAACTTATTAATATTTTACAATCGGGGATGAAGAGCAATTGA
- a CDS encoding ArsR/SmtB family transcription factor gives MTQAVPTLNSEKLEKVAFILKTIAHPLRIAIVDLLSKREKMMVNEITEALGSEQSLVSHHLTNMKLKGILASERDGKKVFYHLKMREVVGVLDCMDKCQAVL, from the coding sequence ATGACTCAAGCAGTACCAACCCTCAATTCGGAAAAATTAGAGAAAGTTGCCTTTATTTTGAAGACGATTGCTCACCCGTTGCGGATTGCTATTGTGGATTTGCTCTCTAAGCGGGAAAAGATGATGGTGAATGAAATTACCGAAGCTTTAGGCTCGGAACAGTCCTTGGTATCGCATCATCTCACTAATATGAAACTGAAAGGAATCTTGGCTAGTGAGCGAGACGGCAAAAAGGTCTTTTATCACCTAAAAATGAGAGAGGTTGTGGGAGTGTTAGATTGTATGGACAAGTGCCAAGCAGTACTCTAA
- a CDS encoding YeeE/YedE family protein, translating to MRTLLYEPWPWYIAGPLIGLMIPLLLLLANKQFGVSSSLRHVCAACAPMKIPFFQYNWQSERWNLIFVVGILLGGMLASFFMPLTEAVPITEETTAQLKTLGIEEFSGLMPTNLFSWNNLFTAQGFVLMVVGGFLVGFGARYAGGCTSGHAIMGLSNLQWPSLVAVIGFFIGGLTATYFILPWLF from the coding sequence ATGAGAACATTACTATATGAACCCTGGCCTTGGTACATCGCCGGGCCGCTCATCGGGCTGATGATTCCGCTACTTTTACTACTGGCAAACAAGCAATTTGGCGTTTCTTCTTCGTTACGTCACGTGTGTGCGGCTTGCGCTCCTATGAAAATTCCGTTCTTTCAGTACAATTGGCAAAGTGAGCGTTGGAACCTGATTTTTGTAGTGGGTATTTTGTTAGGCGGTATGCTGGCCAGCTTTTTCATGCCCTTAACGGAGGCAGTGCCGATTACCGAAGAAACTACTGCCCAACTCAAGACACTGGGAATAGAAGAGTTCAGTGGGCTTATGCCCACTAATCTCTTTTCTTGGAACAATCTATTTACAGCTCAAGGGTTTGTATTGATGGTAGTAGGCGGTTTTTTGGTAGGCTTCGGTGCCCGCTATGCCGGAGGTTGCACTTCCGGGCACGCTATTATGGGATTGTCAAATCTACAGTGGCCTTCATTGGTAGCCGTCATCGGATTCTTTATTGGCGGACTGACAGCTACATATTTTATCTTACCCTGGCTATTCTAA
- a CDS encoding DUF6691 family protein — translation MTHSTVNKRPEKISDNLSELFQYLKFLLLGIFFGFTLTKAEVISWFRIQEMFRFESFHMYGVIGSAAVVGMIALFLIRRFSLRSVDGEKIVLRPKKFHTGTIIGGTIFGLGWALTGACPGPLFALVGNGFGIMLVPLVSAIIGTWVYGYLRESLPH, via the coding sequence ATGACACACTCTACGGTAAATAAAAGACCCGAAAAAATTTCGGACAATCTCTCTGAATTATTTCAGTATCTGAAATTTTTGCTACTTGGTATCTTCTTTGGTTTTACGCTCACCAAAGCAGAAGTGATCTCCTGGTTCCGTATTCAAGAAATGTTTCGCTTTGAATCTTTCCATATGTACGGAGTAATTGGTTCTGCCGCAGTGGTAGGCATGATCGCCCTCTTTCTGATTCGCCGGTTTAGTCTCAGATCAGTTGATGGTGAAAAAATCGTACTGAGGCCTAAGAAATTTCATACTGGAACTATAATCGGCGGAACTATATTTGGGTTAGGTTGGGCATTAACCGGTGCCTGTCCCGGTCCACTTTTCGCACTAGTTGGTAACGGATTCGGCATAATGCTGGTGCCACTGGTCAGTGCCATCATAGGTACTTGGGTATACGGCTACCTCCGAGAAAGCCTACCGCATTAG
- a CDS encoding RNA polymerase sigma factor gives MEDPTDTLVPKPSPPKIVQVVKDYGNRLFRFIRGRVGSDEDAEDILQEVWYQLSHSVNIEEIEQISGWLYRVARNKIVDKHRKKKPDSLGDHLHGEDGEFSIKAILLADDHDPETEYLKEIFWQELFVALEELPENQRRVFVENELENKTLQQIADESGEKLKTIISRKGYAVKHLRRRLETLYHEFLSY, from the coding sequence ATGGAAGACCCTACTGATACCTTGGTGCCTAAACCCTCTCCACCCAAAATTGTGCAGGTAGTCAAAGACTATGGCAACCGACTCTTTCGCTTCATCCGAGGGCGAGTAGGCTCGGATGAGGACGCAGAAGATATTTTGCAGGAGGTGTGGTATCAGTTAAGCCATTCGGTTAATATTGAGGAAATTGAGCAAATTAGCGGATGGCTATACCGAGTAGCCCGAAACAAAATTGTAGATAAGCACCGTAAGAAAAAGCCAGATTCGCTGGGCGATCATTTACACGGAGAGGATGGTGAATTTAGTATAAAAGCTATTTTACTAGCGGACGACCACGATCCTGAAACTGAATATCTCAAGGAAATTTTTTGGCAAGAACTGTTTGTTGCTCTGGAGGAACTTCCCGAAAACCAGCGGCGGGTATTTGTGGAAAATGAATTAGAAAATAAAACTTTGCAACAAATTGCGGATGAGAGCGGAGAAAAGCTAAAAACGATTATTTCTCGAAAGGGGTATGCCGTAAAACATTTACGCCGCCGACTGGAAACCTTGTATCACGAATTTTTATCTTACTAA